TGCAAAAGGGAAATTAGATACAAAATATTCGATGTGAAAGAAGATATACGAAGATGTTCAcagaataaattttaaaaatggtgCAAAAGAGCCTAAAATACTTTGTAACTtaaagtaaaataagaaaactCAAAATGAGGACTCTACTACTGAAAGAGATAACGTATGTTAAGGTCATTTTTTCCTTACTCATGTTGACCAATTAGCCATTTGAGGCTGTTGAGCAACGAAATGGGCAtgacttctttattttgttaaaatgttttAGTACATTGCACTTTCTATGGCTGACGACTAGACTCCAGCTCTTGGACAAAGGCCATTGACGTGGATCGTTTGAGGCCATGAACCACCGGTTCCTAAACCAAAGGACCGGTCCGATCTGGTCCGGAAGAGCAAGAGGGAGAATCTGGAAAGGGGGAGAAAAGACAAGTCCGGACCCATCAATTCGGATTCCGACAGCCACGTCTCGGACTGTTCGGCGAAGAGAGGTGGAACGTGGACTAGCAGATATACCCACTTTCttgaaaatgtcaaatttccaaaaattggagGACCCCAGGGTATCAAAGTAAATACAAATAGCCGAAAATCAATCATTAGAGGAAAGAGACGTGAAAAACATAAGTcattgttttgtcaatttcacttCTCTAAAGcacaaaattaataataaacCCAATGAACAATTTATCATTATGTTTTGTCCATTAGTAATGTGTAACCAGCACTTCACTGCAATGGAAGACGGTCAAAGTGAGTTTATTTAAGTTTAGAATTCTAATTGTGATTTGTTGCAAACTTTTTCAGCTTGAAAAATGATTCTCGACTCAGCCAAGAGATGGGAGCAAAGTTCATCGACAATATCATTTTTAGTATCTAGTTCGATCGAGAGGCACGTTGTTCACAATGGTATAAATATGTTTGTCATGGAGTGAAGTACAAAAGATAAACATTTATGAGAAGATGATGATCAACTAAACAGAagttcaataagaaaaaaaaaaaattgtatagtGATCTTAATAGATTAGGATGAAATTATTACCCGGCTATTTGACCTTCGACGAACCAAGGCGACCACGAACCTTCTAAAGTTAAATTGAGTGATCTTATCCAATCTAATGTAGCCACGTACGGGATAGCCAAGTCATGATCACCACTACAACAAGAGTAAATTTTGTAAATACAAGCAAGAACCGCGGATTTATGTAAAAGGCAATTACacagtaaaaggaaaaaagaagaaattcaaccAAGATGAGAaacttattcacttggccatcgTAGTACCTGTAAACAAGGGCACGGAGGGTTTTCTCAGAGAGGTATTCATGATAAACTACAGCATTAAGAACGTCCTTTGTGTAAGATAGAGTGTGGTTGCATCTATTCCACTCTTGCTTTGTTCCCTGGATGTCATTATCAAgtaaaaattgtaaatatataGATGTCGGCGATGCCCGTGAAGAGAATGGTTCTTCATTACCGTTCGTATGCCAAGGGCTTCTTGGACTTTCTCATCATTGGCCCAAATGTAAGAGTATATGTAGTTAGCGGGCTGTTGAGGGAGAAATTTAAGTAAGTGAAACAGCGCATTCGCTCATTATCAAAATCAAGATGCTCAATCTTATACTGTCTTACGCATATGGATAGATGACACACTTTTAGATACTGTATTTACAGAATTTGGTAGGAGTTAATTTAGGATGTACCCGACACCATGGCCTGGATTGATGAGGCATCGAAACGATGTTGACAGTATCCTCTTCGAGTATGCTTCTGCTCCACTTTAGCCTCGTGTGGTTAGGAGATATGAGATTACATGATGGTTCCAGTACTTGAGCCAAAAATATCTTCTCGAGGCACTAGAAGATATCACGAGGAAACACATCTCGGTCATTTGTCGCATACTTATATATTTGCGGCAAATAATATGAGAGAGGTGGATGGTTATAACAATAACACTTACTAGCGACACCATTTCAATGTCAGTTAGACAAGCTCCGTTGGTGGGATCTACATTCTGGAAATCTCCATTGCAATCTGTTTTCGTGGTCTTGAAAACACgaattcaaaagtaaaattacGAAAACGTCGATTCATATCTAATTCTCATTACTAATGTATTATATCCTTCAATGACATAGGGATATTATCAGAGTTAACTAATGCAATAAGTTTACCTCGTAAAGTTCATCCGATACGAGAGCCATCTTGTTAGCGTATGGAATTCTAAAACTCATGTCCTTCTCATCGCAAGTCACCGGATTGCCTAGCGTATAACCCTGCTCATATAACCGGAACAATAATGTTTGACTTAACATATATGGCTTAGTATCAATAGATATGAAGTGGAAATTTTGAGCATTACAAGACATGAGAAGAGCACACAAGAGTATTACGTACCACGAGATTCATTTGCGGTTGGTGTCCAGCTTCAATTCCTATACAGAAAAGGAAACggaatttttgtatttaatgaagagaaaatggatTCTTGAGTGCCAAAATGACACAGAATGTGTGGGTAAACTTCAATTACGCACCATCCTGTATATTTTTAACAATGATGGGGATAACGACACCGGAATAAGAATCTCCAGTGATGTAAAGCGGATTGGCGAGGAAGCTGGGGTGAGACACAAGCCACTGCatcagaaaagggaaaaatatgaCAAAAGCCAAGGAAGTGAATTGGTCCATGTAATTAGGTACAATGATTAATTTGAGGTGACATGATGTTGGTATCAATACAGATGGTTACCTTTCTTAAGAACTCGTACGTTTGTGCTGCTGAGGAAGTGTCGCTAACGTTGTATGCTGTGTCTGTTGTTGCATATGAAAATCCCGTGCCCACAGGTGCATCCAAAAATATTACATTGGCCACCTGTGATACAAAAATGTGACCACTTCTAGTCTTGATAAGTTTTACGATAATAATGCTAGCCGAAAATAAAGGTAATTCACCTTTGTCCAGGAGTAAGGATTATACTTCAGTATTGGTTTAGATCCACTAGAACTTGAAAAATCAAACTGCATCGGACCTATACGAAAACATGTGGACGTCAAGATCGTGGGAGATTGAAACCATTTAATAGATTTTGCTTTCGACCAGCGTATGGATTTTTAGTTGATATGGAATGAccattgtgtatatatatcaTGTCATGAAAAGTTGCTACTACCTCATTTAGATCTAAATCAAAAGTTCGTTAACAGTTTGGTCTAACTAAAACGTGTATCACGGCACTCATGGAAAAGGTAAAGGAGCCACATAAAAACAAAGAAGTGGTGGGGAGCTCAGTGATTGGCCACCCTAATCATTTCTACATATTATAATGCAGCTTAATCTAGCAGTgtttgtagagagagagagagagagagagagagagagagagaggaaaacgaACGCTGCCGAAAGCTCCGGGTCGCCCAAAAAATAGTaatgtgaggaagaagaaaaacacaGAAGACGACCACGACGACCACGACCACGACAGTGGTGATGAATTGAGAAGTTAATGAGAGAGACTGGACCTATTTCGTAGATGAGGCTGGACAAAGAGGAGCAACCGGGACCACCGGTGAGCCAAACCAACAAAGGGTCCCTCTTGGGGCTCCTCTCGGACTCGATGAAGTAGTAGAATAGCTGCACTTCCTCCAGCTCTCCTACCCCTACGTATCTGCATCATTTTTGTTTGCACCGCCATCCATACCAACATTAAGAAGACGACATTGATAATCATACATTACTCTCGAacacaaagtaaaaaaaaaatagcgaaTCGAGTCATTTGCTACTTTGTAGTTGCTCATAAACATATAATGTGAGCTAACCCGGTTTCAAGTTTGAAAGGAAGCTCCCCGGGGAAACCTGGGAGACTCTCGACGATGGCTGATCGCGATGGTCCAACATTGGAGATCAAGAGCAGCAATGGAAGTAGGAGGTGCAACATTCTTGGCTCGGACAACCAAGAAAAGTGGTGAGGAAAAGAGAACTAGGCAGATTTCTGTAAGGTCCCTATTTCCTCTGCGTGGATTTCGCGGGGTTATATATAAGGCTTTTCCCGGCTTTCTAAACAGTCCATCCACTCGTCAAAAATGCACGCACACTTGGGACCTTTTTGAGCAACAGCGTGTACGGGATTCGGCAGCATACCTACTCCTCCGACCGAATTGATTGAAGGCTTTTGTAAGAGAGGAACTGAATCGGACTCGATCCCTTGCGAAGGAGCAAATTCTACCGGGGGTAGGTTTAGTCAACGATACGTGGATCACGTGCGTCTGTTGACCCAATATCCATTCGTAGGTCTACATCTTGTGTCGATGTGCGGAGATATAAAAACGATGGGACGATGATCGAGAGAAGGGCAGGTTTCACGTTGACTCCTAGATGTCTCTGTTAGAATCGTAATAAcgaaaggagagaaagaagcaTACTTTAATGAAATGTTTCAAAAGTCCCGCTCCATCCCTTTAATTTATCCCACGTGACCGAAAATCGATCATGGAAAGCGTTGAAAATCGGTGGGCCAAACAAGAGAGAattaaaaaactatttttcacCCATTTTGTCTTGTCCATTATTGACTTGAGAAATATTGTGcaaaatgtgtgtgtgtgtgtctatatatatatatatatataaatgaaggTAGCCGTTCAAATATGAAGTGCTAGTCTCTTTTTAGATAGATTTAGAAAGATTAATTCAGAACTTGATCCTTCTGCTAACGAAGGAAAATTCAAGGTGACCTCTTCCTTTGAAATATCAAGTTCTCCtacaaggaaattaaaaaggcTGAGGATGTGTCTAAGGAAAATTCAAGAAAGGATCTTAGTTTAAGGTGTTCTGAAGAGAAAATGTTTTACTCCATTGAAAGCAAGAAATCAAAAGTACTGCGTATATGAAGTTTTGTTACTCCCGGCCCCGTCTCGTGCGTGGGTTGCGAGTCCTCGAGGAAGCTGTTTGACAGCTTTGCTCGCGGGTGAAGGTCTGGTCAGCGCTTCAGATGGAAAGCCTAGCAGTTCTTGAAGGCCTTAGGTTGCCTTGCATGAGCACATGAGAGCTAAACCCTGAGTCGGACAACTTAACTTCAGtcaaaactcttctaggtgcAGATCAAGTTTTGTGGGATGGACAAGTACTTAGCGAGGAGTGGTCAGCTCTACTTATCAAGTCCTCAAATCTTCACTTGACCCATTGCTTGAGGGATCATAATAAAGTAAAGGATTGGATCATAAAAGTCTTAACTCCATAAAGCACTCCGTCTGCCAAAGTGACtgtacaagaaaaaaaaaaaaaaatcccttgtGGATCTGTACAAGATCCCTCCATCTCTTGCCAAAGTGACTTCAAGATCCCAATATCATCTCACCCAAACTAGATAAACGTGGTCTTTCCGGATTCCTTTGTCAGTATATTTCCACATACACTATTAGGAATATTTCCTTCTCGACCTCTTTAATGTgcgtgtctttttttttcctaatgacAATCCCTTAAAGTTGACTTTCGCATGCCTGTTTCGTGTGTACGTAGGCAACATTGCTCAAGCAGTGA
Above is a window of Eucalyptus grandis isolate ANBG69807.140 chromosome 9, ASM1654582v1, whole genome shotgun sequence DNA encoding:
- the LOC104418647 gene encoding serine carboxypeptidase-like 18 produces the protein MLHLLLPLLLLISNVGPSRSAIVESLPGFPGELPFKLETGYVGVGELEEVQLFYYFIESERSPKRDPLLVWLTGGPGCSSLSSLIYEIGPMQFDFSSSSGSKPILKYNPYSWTKVANVIFLDAPVGTGFSYATTDTAYNVSDTSSAAQTYEFLRKWLVSHPSFLANPLYITGDSYSGVVIPIIVKNIQDGIEAGHQPQMNLVGYTLGNPVTCDEKDMSFRIPYANKMALVSDELYETTKTDCNGDFQNVDPTNGACLTDIEMVSLCLEKIFLAQVLEPSCNLISPNHTRLKWSRSILEEDTVNIVSMPHQSRPWCRPANYIYSYIWANDEKVQEALGIRTGTKQEWNRCNHTLSYTKDVLNAVVYHEYLSEKTLRALVYSGDHDLAIPYVATLDWIRSLNLTLEGSWSPWFVEGQIAGYSILYSKNSKYDLTFTTIKGGGHTAPEYKPKQCLAMVDRWFSYYPL